The following proteins come from a genomic window of Ictalurus furcatus strain D&B chromosome 12, Billie_1.0, whole genome shotgun sequence:
- the sfpq gene encoding splicing factor, proline- and glutamine-rich isoform X3: MSRDRFRNRGGFQQRGRGGGGGMRGGMGTPNFRNNPQHSFQNRGPQPGGGFKPNQGNQANQVILQKPEGSNVTVKPDIKSPPPTPQQQQPDAQNKIPAQQQQVQPPPTPQPPIQSPPPKNINTKPEPTTPQNQPRKTQQKTPVSGNGQKPPNNDGQTSRAADTSGSQELKASFSMLRKPGEKTYTQRCRLFIGNLPNDITDAEFRKLFAKYGEPSEIFINQGKGFGFIRLESRALAELAKAELDDKPMKGRPLRVRFATHSAALSIRNLSPYVSNELLEEAFSQFGVVERAVVIVDDRGRSVGKGIVEFATKPAARKALDRCSDGVFLLTASPRPVVVELMEQFDDEDGLPEKLAQKNPNYQKEREQPPRFARPGTFEFEYSQRWKSLDDMEKQQRQQVEKNINEAREKLEAEMDDAYHEHQANLLRQDLLRRQEELRRMEEMHNQEMQKRKEMQLRQEEERRRREEEMMRQREMEEQMRRKREESYRMGGFMDNREREMRMSAGGGLGLADMPFGSNNQRFPLARMGFDGHQGLGGPVAGGMVPNEMFTDRKRNEVWFCQNNCFE; encoded by the exons ATGTCTCGTGACCGTTTCAGGAATCGCGGAGGATTTCAGCAGCGAGGCCGAGGAGGCGGCGGAGGAATGCGGGGCGGAAtgggaacaccaaactttagaAATAATCCACAGCATTCATTTCAAAACCGCGGCCCACAGCCTGGTGGTGGTTTTAAGCCCAATCAAGGAAATCAAGCAAACCAAGTCATCCTGCAGAAACCAGAGGGATCTAATGTTACCGTCAAGCCCGATATAAAGTCTCCTCCTCCAAcgccacagcagcagcagcctgaTGCACAGAACAAGATACCGGCCCAACAGCAGCAGGTACAGCCGCCTCCGACCCCACAACCACCGATTCAGTCACCTCCGCCGAAAAACATCAATACCAAACCAGAACCCACAACTCCACAGAATCAACCCCGAAAAACTCAGCAAAAGACACCAGTCAGTGGAAATGGCCAAAAGCCTCCTAACAATGACGGCCAGACATCGCGTGCAGCTGATACCTCCGGATCGCAG gaatTAAAGGCTTCGTTCTCGATGCTGCGCAAACCTGGGGAGAAAACCTACACTCAGCGATGCCGGCTGTTCATCGGCAATTTGCCCAACGACATTACCGACGCAGAGTTCAGAAAACTGTTTGCCAAGTATGGCGAGCCCAGTGAAATCTTCATTAATCAAGGCAAAGGTTTTGGCTTCATAAGGCTG GAGTCACGTGCTTTGGCGGAACTTGCAAAGGCTGAATTGGATGATAAGCCCATGAAAGGCAGGCCGCTCAGGGTTCGCTTTGCTACTCATTCGGCTGCATTATCCATCCGTAATCTGTCCCCGTATGTCTCCAATGAGCTCCTCGAGGAGGCTTTCTCACAGTTTGGAGTGGTCGAAAGGGCAGTGGTTATAGTAGATGACCGTGGCCGCTCTGTTGGAAAAGGCATCGTTGAGTTTGCAACCAAGCCGGCAGCTCGAAAAGCTCTGGACCGTTGCAGCGATGGAGTCTTCCTACTCACAGC CTCACCTCGTCCGGTTGTTGTTGAGTTGATGGAACAgtttgatgatgaagatggtctGCCAGAGAAGCTTGCCCAGAAGAACCCAAATTATCAGAA AGAGCGAGAGCAGCCCCCACGTTTCGCTAGACCAGGCACCTTCGAGTTTGAATACTCACAGCGATGGAAGTCTCTCGATGACATGGAGAAACAGCAAAGGCAGCAGGTGGAGAAAAATATTAACGAGGCCCGCGAGAAGCTGGAGGCAGAAATGGATGACGCTTACCATGAGCACCAAGCTAACCTGCTTCGTCAGG ATCTTCTTAGGCGACAAGAGGAACTGCGTCGCATGGAAGAGATGCATAATCAGGAAATGCAAAAACGCAAAGAGATGCAGCTTAG GCAAGAGGAGGAGCGCCGCAGACGGGAGGAGGAAATGATGCGGCAGAGAGAAATGGAAGAACAGATGAGGCGCAAGCGTGAGGAGTCGTACAGAATGGGTGGTTTTATGGACAAT aggGAAAGGGAGATGAGGATGAGTGCTGGAGGAGGTCTTGGATTGGCAG aTATGCCATTTGGGTCGAACAACCAGAGGTTCCCATTGGCCAGAATGGGTTTTGACGGTCACCAGGGACTCGGCGGACCAGTGGCAGGGGGCATGGTGCCCAACGAAATG TTTACAGACCgaaaaagaaatgaagtctGGTTTTGTCAGAATAATTGTTTTGAGTAG
- the sfpq gene encoding splicing factor, proline- and glutamine-rich isoform X1 produces the protein MSRDRFRNRGGFQQRGRGGGGGMRGGMGTPNFRNNPQHSFQNRGPQPGGGFKPNQGNQANQVILQKPEGSNVTVKPDIKSPPPTPQQQQPDAQNKIPAQQQQVQPPPTPQPPIQSPPPKNINTKPEPTTPQNQPRKTQQKTPVSGNGQKPPNNDGQTSRAADTSGSQELKASFSMLRKPGEKTYTQRCRLFIGNLPNDITDAEFRKLFAKYGEPSEIFINQGKGFGFIRLESRALAELAKAELDDKPMKGRPLRVRFATHSAALSIRNLSPYVSNELLEEAFSQFGVVERAVVIVDDRGRSVGKGIVEFATKPAARKALDRCSDGVFLLTASPRPVVVELMEQFDDEDGLPEKLAQKNPNYQKEREQPPRFARPGTFEFEYSQRWKSLDDMEKQQRQQVEKNINEAREKLEAEMDDAYHEHQANLLRQDLLRRQEELRRMEEMHNQEMQKRKEMQLRQEEERRRREEEMMRQREMEEQMRRKREESYRMGGFMDNREREMRMSAGGGLGLADMPFGSNNQRFPLARMGFDGHQGLGGPVAGGMVPNEMADDHLCQGHFVITCPSKRSGNFRHGKQSNKVMHATLAFHYGFLTSPTTIKGHCF, from the exons ATGTCTCGTGACCGTTTCAGGAATCGCGGAGGATTTCAGCAGCGAGGCCGAGGAGGCGGCGGAGGAATGCGGGGCGGAAtgggaacaccaaactttagaAATAATCCACAGCATTCATTTCAAAACCGCGGCCCACAGCCTGGTGGTGGTTTTAAGCCCAATCAAGGAAATCAAGCAAACCAAGTCATCCTGCAGAAACCAGAGGGATCTAATGTTACCGTCAAGCCCGATATAAAGTCTCCTCCTCCAAcgccacagcagcagcagcctgaTGCACAGAACAAGATACCGGCCCAACAGCAGCAGGTACAGCCGCCTCCGACCCCACAACCACCGATTCAGTCACCTCCGCCGAAAAACATCAATACCAAACCAGAACCCACAACTCCACAGAATCAACCCCGAAAAACTCAGCAAAAGACACCAGTCAGTGGAAATGGCCAAAAGCCTCCTAACAATGACGGCCAGACATCGCGTGCAGCTGATACCTCCGGATCGCAG gaatTAAAGGCTTCGTTCTCGATGCTGCGCAAACCTGGGGAGAAAACCTACACTCAGCGATGCCGGCTGTTCATCGGCAATTTGCCCAACGACATTACCGACGCAGAGTTCAGAAAACTGTTTGCCAAGTATGGCGAGCCCAGTGAAATCTTCATTAATCAAGGCAAAGGTTTTGGCTTCATAAGGCTG GAGTCACGTGCTTTGGCGGAACTTGCAAAGGCTGAATTGGATGATAAGCCCATGAAAGGCAGGCCGCTCAGGGTTCGCTTTGCTACTCATTCGGCTGCATTATCCATCCGTAATCTGTCCCCGTATGTCTCCAATGAGCTCCTCGAGGAGGCTTTCTCACAGTTTGGAGTGGTCGAAAGGGCAGTGGTTATAGTAGATGACCGTGGCCGCTCTGTTGGAAAAGGCATCGTTGAGTTTGCAACCAAGCCGGCAGCTCGAAAAGCTCTGGACCGTTGCAGCGATGGAGTCTTCCTACTCACAGC CTCACCTCGTCCGGTTGTTGTTGAGTTGATGGAACAgtttgatgatgaagatggtctGCCAGAGAAGCTTGCCCAGAAGAACCCAAATTATCAGAA AGAGCGAGAGCAGCCCCCACGTTTCGCTAGACCAGGCACCTTCGAGTTTGAATACTCACAGCGATGGAAGTCTCTCGATGACATGGAGAAACAGCAAAGGCAGCAGGTGGAGAAAAATATTAACGAGGCCCGCGAGAAGCTGGAGGCAGAAATGGATGACGCTTACCATGAGCACCAAGCTAACCTGCTTCGTCAGG ATCTTCTTAGGCGACAAGAGGAACTGCGTCGCATGGAAGAGATGCATAATCAGGAAATGCAAAAACGCAAAGAGATGCAGCTTAG GCAAGAGGAGGAGCGCCGCAGACGGGAGGAGGAAATGATGCGGCAGAGAGAAATGGAAGAACAGATGAGGCGCAAGCGTGAGGAGTCGTACAGAATGGGTGGTTTTATGGACAAT aggGAAAGGGAGATGAGGATGAGTGCTGGAGGAGGTCTTGGATTGGCAG aTATGCCATTTGGGTCGAACAACCAGAGGTTCCCATTGGCCAGAATGGGTTTTGACGGTCACCAGGGACTCGGCGGACCAGTGGCAGGGGGCATGGTGCCCAACGAAATG GCTGATGACCATCTATGTCAAGGACATTTTGTAATTACCTGCCCAAGCAAACGATCAGGAAATTTCAGGCATGGTAAACAAAGCAACAAGGTAATGCATGCTACACTTGCATTTCACTATGGGTTTCTCACATCCCCCACAACCATAAAAGGTCATTGCTTTTAA
- the sfpq gene encoding splicing factor, proline- and glutamine-rich isoform X2 — protein MSRDRFRNRGGFQQRGRGGGGGMRGGMGTPNFRNNPQHSFQNRGPQPGGGFKPNQGNQANQVILQKPEGSNVTVKPDIKSPPPTPQQQQPDAQNKIPAQQQQVQPPPTPQPPIQSPPPKNINTKPEPTTPQNQPRKTQQKTPVSGNGQKPPNNDGQTSRAADTSGSQELKASFSMLRKPGEKTYTQRCRLFIGNLPNDITDAEFRKLFAKYGEPSEIFINQGKGFGFIRLESRALAELAKAELDDKPMKGRPLRVRFATHSAALSIRNLSPYVSNELLEEAFSQFGVVERAVVIVDDRGRSVGKGIVEFATKPAARKALDRCSDGVFLLTASPRPVVVELMEQFDDEDGLPEKLAQKNPNYQKEREQPPRFARPGTFEFEYSQRWKSLDDMEKQQRQQVEKNINEAREKLEAEMDDAYHEHQANLLRQDLLRRQEELRRMEEMHNQEMQKRKEMQLRQEEERRRREEEMMRQREMEEQMRRKREESYRMGGFMDNREREMRMSAGGGLGLADMPFGSNNQRFPLARMGFDGHQGLGGPVAGGMVPNEMHNERFPQGGPAGPRGMGPGNSGFGRVREEFEGPAKKPRL, from the exons ATGTCTCGTGACCGTTTCAGGAATCGCGGAGGATTTCAGCAGCGAGGCCGAGGAGGCGGCGGAGGAATGCGGGGCGGAAtgggaacaccaaactttagaAATAATCCACAGCATTCATTTCAAAACCGCGGCCCACAGCCTGGTGGTGGTTTTAAGCCCAATCAAGGAAATCAAGCAAACCAAGTCATCCTGCAGAAACCAGAGGGATCTAATGTTACCGTCAAGCCCGATATAAAGTCTCCTCCTCCAAcgccacagcagcagcagcctgaTGCACAGAACAAGATACCGGCCCAACAGCAGCAGGTACAGCCGCCTCCGACCCCACAACCACCGATTCAGTCACCTCCGCCGAAAAACATCAATACCAAACCAGAACCCACAACTCCACAGAATCAACCCCGAAAAACTCAGCAAAAGACACCAGTCAGTGGAAATGGCCAAAAGCCTCCTAACAATGACGGCCAGACATCGCGTGCAGCTGATACCTCCGGATCGCAG gaatTAAAGGCTTCGTTCTCGATGCTGCGCAAACCTGGGGAGAAAACCTACACTCAGCGATGCCGGCTGTTCATCGGCAATTTGCCCAACGACATTACCGACGCAGAGTTCAGAAAACTGTTTGCCAAGTATGGCGAGCCCAGTGAAATCTTCATTAATCAAGGCAAAGGTTTTGGCTTCATAAGGCTG GAGTCACGTGCTTTGGCGGAACTTGCAAAGGCTGAATTGGATGATAAGCCCATGAAAGGCAGGCCGCTCAGGGTTCGCTTTGCTACTCATTCGGCTGCATTATCCATCCGTAATCTGTCCCCGTATGTCTCCAATGAGCTCCTCGAGGAGGCTTTCTCACAGTTTGGAGTGGTCGAAAGGGCAGTGGTTATAGTAGATGACCGTGGCCGCTCTGTTGGAAAAGGCATCGTTGAGTTTGCAACCAAGCCGGCAGCTCGAAAAGCTCTGGACCGTTGCAGCGATGGAGTCTTCCTACTCACAGC CTCACCTCGTCCGGTTGTTGTTGAGTTGATGGAACAgtttgatgatgaagatggtctGCCAGAGAAGCTTGCCCAGAAGAACCCAAATTATCAGAA AGAGCGAGAGCAGCCCCCACGTTTCGCTAGACCAGGCACCTTCGAGTTTGAATACTCACAGCGATGGAAGTCTCTCGATGACATGGAGAAACAGCAAAGGCAGCAGGTGGAGAAAAATATTAACGAGGCCCGCGAGAAGCTGGAGGCAGAAATGGATGACGCTTACCATGAGCACCAAGCTAACCTGCTTCGTCAGG ATCTTCTTAGGCGACAAGAGGAACTGCGTCGCATGGAAGAGATGCATAATCAGGAAATGCAAAAACGCAAAGAGATGCAGCTTAG GCAAGAGGAGGAGCGCCGCAGACGGGAGGAGGAAATGATGCGGCAGAGAGAAATGGAAGAACAGATGAGGCGCAAGCGTGAGGAGTCGTACAGAATGGGTGGTTTTATGGACAAT aggGAAAGGGAGATGAGGATGAGTGCTGGAGGAGGTCTTGGATTGGCAG aTATGCCATTTGGGTCGAACAACCAGAGGTTCCCATTGGCCAGAATGGGTTTTGACGGTCACCAGGGACTCGGCGGACCAGTGGCAGGGGGCATGGTGCCCAACGAAATG CACAATGAGCGTTTCCCTCAAGGTGGCCCTGCAGGTCCAAGGGGCATGGGTCCTGGAAATTCAGGATTTGGCAGAGTCCGTGAGGAATTCGAAGGACCTGCCAAGAAGCCACGCCTCTGA